From the Polaribacter gangjinensis genome, the window AAATTCTAACTATCTCCCACTTTTATCAAAACTCAAAAAATAGTATCTTTGAATTTCTCACACCTAAAAATCAACATTGATACATGATCTCTTTACTTATTAAAAACTTCGATCTCAGCAAAACGTTTGAAAAAGTAGTAGAAAAAATGTATGGTTGGGGCGAATCGATTATTTTAAAACTTCCCAACTTTATACTCGCAATCATTGTTTTTACAATCTTTTGGTACGCTGCCAAATATGTGAGCACCTTTATCAAAAATGTGGTTTTAAAAAAGGTTTCGCAAGAATCTATCAAAGTGATTTTAGGCCGCACTTCGTCTATCATCATTACCCTGATTGGATTTTTCACTGCTTTAGCCATCTTAGATTTAGACCAAGTACTCACCTCTGTACTTGCAGGTGCAGGTGTGGTTGGATTGGCGGTTGGTTTGGCATTGCAAGGCACATTACACAATACCTTTTCTGGTTTTATCTTGTCTTTTTTACCCAATATTCAGATTGGAGATTGGATTGTGTCTAATGGTCATGAAGGTCAAGTAACAGACATCAATTTACGAAATGTAACCATTAAAGAGGCAGATAATAATTTGGTTGCTATTCCGAATTCTAAAATTATTGATGCACCTTTTAAAAATTACAGTGCTACCAAACGCTCTCGAATTACCATTACTTGTGGTGTTGGTTATGAGAGCAATTTAGAGGATGTGAAAAAAATAACCATTCAAGCAATTGCAGGTATTTTTAAACAAAAACCTCAAGAAGAAATTGAATTTTTTTACACTGCATTCGGAGATAGCTCCATCAACTATATGATTCGTTTTTGGACAGATGCCACTGGTAAAAGAGAGATTTTAGAGGCGCAAAGTAATGGCATTATGGCCATCAAAACGGCTTATAATTCTCATGCTATCAATATTCCGTTTCCAATTCGTACGTTAGATTTTGGTAAAAACAAATTCCAATCTGAAACGATAACAATTCAAAAAGCGTAAACCAGTTTCCTTTGGTTGTTAGTTTATGGCTTAGGAAAGCCATTTTAAAAAATGGTTGCCTGTTTTTTTGTTGGTTGGTTATTGGAGCTTCGCATTTTTATTTTCTTTTAAAATATATTCGTGGGTTCTTTAGCATATACTTTCTGATGCCTTTTGTTTGCTTGGAAAACCTTTCATTTCATTGCTCTATTCACTTCATTTTTATATGATTGTAATTTTCAAATGATTTTTTTATATATTTGCAACCTTTCACGTTCATTATAATTTTAATCAGACTTTTAATCACCCCTAAACCCACACCCTAAAAATGATTAAAAAGCATACCCCTAGCATTACTAGTATACTAGTAATACGTAAAAGAATGGCATCTTTGTGTGCACTTTTTTTACTTTCCTACAATGTATTTGCACAAACAAACGCAAATTCCATTACCTATTTTGAAGATTTTAATTCGCAAGGATATCCTACGAATCTGCCCGTTGGAAGCTATTGGACATTTCACAATGAAATATATCCAAACCAAGTTTCATGGACCGATTTTATGCCTGGTGACGGTTATGCCTATTTAACGGTAGATGCCGATATCAGTAATGATTTGGATTGGATTCATCCCTTTCAAACCCTCGAATTTGGTGGTGTTGCCCAAAACCATCGCCTAGAAGTTCGTATGAAAGGTGCCGTTGTTGATGGCGGTTTGGTCGGATTTCTTTTTACCTACAATCAAGAAGGAGAAATCTTTAACGAAGTAGATATTGAGGTTGTTGCAAGAGATAGCGCAGTTCCTTGGCATGAAACTCTCCCTTTTAATGGAGGTTGGACAGATGCTCGATACAACACTTGGGGCAACGCCAATGAAAACACCAACCAACCTTTTACGGGTACTATGAAACCTGTGGTGAATCAACTGAATGAAAAAATATCATTGATTGATGATGAATTTCATATCTACACCATTGACTGGAGAGAAGACAAAATAGACTTTTTTATTGATGGTGTTTTGCAAGAAACCATCACTACTAGCATTGCAAAAGGAGTCTCTGAGGTTATCATCGGATTTCGTCAATTGCCTTGGGCAGGAGCCTTTAATTGGGGAGGTACACATACAATGGTTATTGACTATTTAAAAATTGAACCTTTAGAAAGCATCACTTTTGCTACGAATGATAAGTATACCATGGTAGAAAACACTACGCTTTCTATGGATGTCTTGGCAAACGATTCATCCAATACAAGTATTGTTGCTTTTGATGCTTTGAGTGCACAAGGATTTCCAGTTAGCAATACTGCCTCATTATTAAGCTATACCCCTGCAACTGGTTTTATCGGTCAAGATAGTTTTACGTATACCCTCGAAGATGCCAATGGAGGGCAAGCAACTGCTACTGTATTTATTACTGTAGAAGCCTATGTTGCGCCTCTTGGTGCCGTTGATGATGCCATTACTGTGGGCGTCAATAGTGCCAATACTCCAATTGATGTAACTGCGAATGATGCCTATGGTCCTAACGGAGTGCATCCTTCTCACCCATTGACTTTGCCTGGAGGTAAATTGGTTACTGCAAGTGCCAATGGCGGAGATATTGCCGTAGTTGATGGTAAGGTAAACTACACCCCAAAAGCCGGATTTGCAGGGATTGATACTTTTGTGTATACCATTACAGATGGCAATGGATATGCTGACCAAGGATTGGTTACTATCACTGTTGGTGGTGCTGTGGCTGCTGTGGCTGTAAATGATGCTTTTGATGTAGTAGTTGATACAGCTACTGCTTTAGATGTTTTAGCAAACGATACTACCAATACTACCATAGTTTCTTTTGATGTAACTAGTGCCCAAGGTTTTGTAGTTTCAGGAACTGTTTCAAATGTAACCTATACTCCAACTGGAGGATATCTAGGTGAAGATAGTTTTAGTTATA encodes:
- a CDS encoding mechanosensitive ion channel family protein translates to MISLLIKNFDLSKTFEKVVEKMYGWGESIILKLPNFILAIIVFTIFWYAAKYVSTFIKNVVLKKVSQESIKVILGRTSSIIITLIGFFTALAILDLDQVLTSVLAGAGVVGLAVGLALQGTLHNTFSGFILSFLPNIQIGDWIVSNGHEGQVTDINLRNVTIKEADNNLVAIPNSKIIDAPFKNYSATKRSRITITCGVGYESNLEDVKKITIQAIAGIFKQKPQEEIEFFYTAFGDSSINYMIRFWTDATGKREILEAQSNGIMAIKTAYNSHAINIPFPIRTLDFGKNKFQSETITIQKA